From Roseimicrobium gellanilyticum, a single genomic window includes:
- a CDS encoding phosphodiester glycosidase family protein: MLPRWLLTLLGFVSTAAATLKASEKLEFQGALYHVHRIERAQLGSLELRWLGKDGKPLRDFEGLRKELAEEGKRIAFATNGGIYENGPKPCGLTVCAGKELVPLNLNPGEGNFFLKPNGVFYVDDVKGAGVLEAAEYSRSGLKPRLATQSGPMLMRKGVLHPAFNVNSPNKRLRNAVGVHASTGQVIFVMSDRDDRIKGRVTFHQLCQFFLHLGCQDALFLDGDISDMLVDPDKDAKLTPNTFAAMFVVPR; the protein is encoded by the coding sequence ATGCTTCCACGCTGGCTCCTCACCCTTCTCGGCTTTGTCTCTACTGCCGCGGCCACATTAAAAGCCTCTGAGAAGCTTGAGTTTCAGGGAGCCCTCTATCATGTGCATCGTATCGAGAGGGCTCAGCTCGGCAGCTTGGAACTCCGATGGCTCGGAAAAGACGGAAAACCATTGCGGGATTTCGAGGGGCTGCGCAAAGAACTTGCCGAGGAGGGCAAACGCATCGCCTTTGCCACCAACGGCGGCATTTATGAAAACGGTCCAAAACCCTGTGGCCTGACTGTCTGCGCGGGGAAGGAACTCGTGCCGCTCAATCTCAACCCCGGAGAGGGTAATTTTTTCCTCAAACCCAACGGCGTTTTTTATGTGGATGATGTGAAGGGTGCAGGCGTCCTGGAAGCGGCGGAATACAGTCGCAGCGGATTGAAGCCGCGCCTTGCCACGCAAAGCGGTCCCATGCTGATGCGCAAGGGTGTGTTGCACCCAGCCTTCAACGTGAACTCACCAAACAAGCGCCTGCGCAATGCGGTGGGTGTGCATGCATCCACCGGTCAGGTCATTTTCGTCATGAGTGACCGCGACGATCGCATCAAGGGACGCGTCACGTTTCATCAACTCTGCCAGTTCTTCCTGCACCTTGGATGTCAGGACGCATTGTTTCTCGATGGAGACATTTCTGACATGCTGGTGGACCCTGACAAAGATGCCAAATTGACTCCGA
- a CDS encoding DUF4126 domain-containing protein has product MHILDQLGVALGLATLAGVNLYLTVFLTGLAVRFDWLHLAQQHQALEVLGHPVVLIVAGLLFAMEFLADKIPWVDSMWDSVHTFIRPVGGVLLSLQAVGDMPVYVQVAAALVAGGAALTTHTAKAGTRLAVNHSPEPVSNITLSVAEDAGVAGGVALTLMHPAVALAVFTVILVALWLLLPRLWRSSKTTMWLMWQKVKLPARALTGEDAVELRQVMNNPLRDLLRIHGSVEEGKVQVAVRCLTARCKGVKGLMTNLDGVLVLSSNPDAAWFAATKGLRDRLFPLPLTDASVRVESRFLSENLVIEGSAMRGVFRFHRGQRELVEAVLARLNEMLTRHKVEPVASEAVIDVVAATKEPVEMEEQKDVEKEDARPKEEQERRGGVIEIPAT; this is encoded by the coding sequence ATGCACATTCTTGACCAACTTGGCGTGGCGCTCGGGCTGGCGACGCTGGCCGGGGTGAACTTGTACCTCACAGTATTCCTCACGGGCCTGGCGGTGCGCTTTGACTGGCTGCACCTCGCGCAGCAGCATCAGGCGCTGGAAGTCCTGGGCCATCCTGTGGTGCTCATCGTTGCCGGCCTGCTTTTTGCCATGGAGTTCCTGGCAGATAAGATTCCATGGGTCGACTCGATGTGGGACAGTGTACACACCTTCATCCGGCCGGTGGGTGGGGTGCTGCTGAGCCTGCAGGCCGTGGGGGACATGCCGGTGTATGTGCAGGTGGCAGCTGCCCTGGTGGCCGGAGGTGCAGCGCTTACCACCCACACCGCGAAGGCTGGCACACGGCTGGCGGTGAACCATTCTCCCGAACCGGTGAGCAATATCACCCTCAGTGTGGCTGAAGATGCGGGTGTCGCCGGCGGTGTAGCTCTCACGCTGATGCATCCTGCGGTGGCGCTTGCGGTATTCACGGTGATTCTGGTCGCGTTGTGGCTGCTGCTGCCAAGGCTGTGGCGCTCCTCCAAGACCACGATGTGGCTCATGTGGCAGAAAGTGAAGCTGCCGGCGAGAGCCCTCACCGGTGAAGATGCGGTGGAACTCAGGCAGGTGATGAACAATCCCCTGCGGGATCTGCTGCGCATTCATGGCAGCGTCGAGGAAGGCAAGGTCCAGGTCGCCGTGCGCTGCCTGACGGCGCGCTGCAAAGGGGTGAAAGGACTCATGACCAATCTCGATGGCGTGCTGGTGCTCAGCTCGAACCCCGATGCAGCCTGGTTCGCCGCGACGAAGGGGCTGAGGGATCGCCTTTTCCCACTGCCACTCACGGATGCCTCAGTGCGTGTCGAATCCCGGTTCCTCAGTGAGAATCTCGTGATTGAAGGTTCTGCCATGCGCGGCGTGTTTCGTTTTCATCGCGGGCAGCGCGAACTCGTGGAGGCGGTGCTGGCGCGGCTGAATGAAATGCTCACACGTCACAAGGTGGAGCCGGTGGCTTCGGAGGCCGTGATTGATGTTGTAGCTGCGACGAAGGAACCAGTGGAGATGGAAGAACAGAAAGATGTCGAGAAAGAAGATGCTCGCCCCAAGGAAGAGCAGGAACGGCGTGGAGGTGTGATTGAGATTCCAGCGACGTGA